GCGAATTCGGATGTCGCGGTCAGCTTCGAGGAAGAGGAGTCCGACCCGACCTGACTGAAAGTCAGCGCGACGACCACACCGGAAACAGATCGCCATCGGCCGGCGTCGCGGCATGGATGCCGCGGCTGATGGCGCGCGCCATGGTGGCGCCGGCGGCGGCAAAGAAATCGATGGCATCGTCGGCGCTGAGTTCTGTGCCGCTCTTCCCCGTCGCCAGCGCGAACACCAGATCGCCGTCAGCCGGCGTGTGCACGGGCCAGATGGCGCGCACGAAACCGTCATGCGCTGAAATGGCCAGCCGCTTGGCTGCCGCCTTGGTCAGCACGGCGTCGGTGGCGATGACGGCGATAGTGGTGTTGCCACCGGCCTCGGCTTGTCCACCGACACGCTTGTCGCGGTGTTTCAACAGGATTCGCCTGGCGTCGTCCGGCATCGGCGAGGGATAGCCGAGGCCTCCGAATTCATCGCCGATCTCGAAGGGTGCTGCCCAGAAATAGCGGGTCCGCGCGATCGTTACCGAGCCGGTCGGGTTGGCGGCGGCCAGTGCGCCGATGGTGACGCCGCTGTCGAGCACAGTCGAGGCAGAGCCAAGGCCGCCCTTCAGCCCGGAACTCAGCGCCCCGGTGCCGGCGCCGATTGTGCCGAGCGGAAAGTCGACTGTTGCCGCCTGGGCGGCTTCGTAGCCGAGGTCGCGGTAGGGAGGATAACGGCCCCAATCCTTGTCGCCGCCATTGCGCAGGTCGAACAGGATCGCCGCCGGCACGATCGGCACGCGAAAGCCGCCAACATCGACGCCAATGCCTTTTTCGCGCAGCGCTGCCTGAACGCCGGAGGCGGCGTCGAGGCCGAAGGCCGAGCCGCCCGACAGCACGACGGCATGAACCGCCTCGATGGAATTGTGCGGTTCGAGCAGGTCGGTCTCGCGCGTGCCCGGCGCGCCGCCGAGGATCTGCACGCCACCGACCGCCGGTTCGTCGC
This region of Mesorhizobium sp. C432A genomic DNA includes:
- a CDS encoding P1 family peptidase, which encodes MFRTGPRNLITDVAGLRVGNASDAKLKSGVTTVLCDEPAVGGVQILGGAPGTRETDLLEPHNSIEAVHAVVLSGGSAFGLDAASGVQAALREKGIGVDVGGFRVPIVPAAILFDLRNGGDKDWGRYPPYRDLGYEAAQAATVDFPLGTIGAGTGALSSGLKGGLGSASTVLDSGVTIGALAAANPTGSVTIARTRYFWAAPFEIGDEFGGLGYPSPMPDDARRILLKHRDKRVGGQAEAGGNTTIAVIATDAVLTKAAAKRLAISAHDGFVRAIWPVHTPADGDLVFALATGKSGTELSADDAIDFFAAAGATMARAISRGIHAATPADGDLFPVWSSR